Proteins found in one Bacillus subtilis subsp. subtilis str. 168 genomic segment:
- the yqgB gene encoding factor involved in motility (Evidence 1c: Function from experimental evidences in the studied genus; PubMedId: 15294815; Product type ph: phenotype), which yields MNVFQLFIKSTYSPRDIAKTRFQGIGKAILYVFLLSVLFAIPTAYYVSTGTVKSMNGFKTVLNKDFPDFTISNGKLQTDEKKATESQANGFVIVFDPTDSYGTEQIEAKQNAIGILQNKFVLAIDGQAQEMSYSMMPSELQKKDVIAGLNQNKAMIVTVLSALIFLVTAAGKFIEVSFLALIGLIIKNSQKKHLSYHQLWKLSAYSITLSTVFFTIMRALEATVPSEFLLNWFVNFVILFLVLKEIPSKKVINKS from the coding sequence TAAAAGTACATACTCTCCCCGTGATATTGCAAAAACAAGATTTCAAGGAATCGGAAAAGCGATTCTTTATGTATTTTTGCTCTCTGTCCTGTTTGCAATCCCTACCGCTTATTATGTAAGTACAGGGACCGTAAAATCAATGAACGGCTTTAAAACTGTTTTAAACAAAGATTTCCCTGATTTCACAATTTCAAACGGCAAACTTCAAACGGATGAGAAAAAAGCCACGGAATCTCAGGCAAATGGTTTCGTTATCGTGTTCGATCCGACAGACTCCTATGGCACTGAACAAATTGAAGCAAAGCAAAACGCAATCGGCATCCTTCAGAACAAATTTGTTTTGGCCATTGACGGACAAGCCCAAGAAATGTCTTACTCAATGATGCCGTCAGAGTTACAGAAAAAAGATGTCATTGCAGGTTTAAACCAAAATAAAGCGATGATTGTAACTGTTCTCTCAGCTCTTATTTTTCTCGTAACAGCAGCGGGAAAATTTATTGAAGTATCGTTTTTAGCGCTTATCGGGTTAATCATTAAGAATTCGCAGAAAAAACATTTATCCTATCATCAGCTCTGGAAGCTTTCTGCTTATTCCATCACACTTTCAACTGTATTCTTTACAATCATGCGGGCACTAGAAGCAACCGTACCAAGTGAATTTTTGCTGAACTGGTTTGTCAATTTTGTCATCCTGTTTCTCGTTTTAAAAGAGATTCCGTCCAAAAAAGTAATTAATAAAAGTTAA
- the yqgA gene encoding cell wall protein (Evidence 1a: Function from experimental evidences in the studied strain; PubMedId: 25130749, 27797724; Product type ph: phenotype), with amino-acid sequence MKQGKFSVFLILLLMLTLVVAPKEKAEAASSGWQPVSGISGCKIRVITDAYTYTKSATSIDAYAETNGKCGKLNYKSFGVSIVEGGDIGPQYSGYFSSRTPTKKFYFSKLPKPTGTPWAVGLSVYKGKAKGAAFVYINPQKR; translated from the coding sequence ATGAAGCAAGGAAAATTTTCTGTGTTTTTAATTTTGCTACTAATGTTAACTTTGGTAGTTGCACCTAAAGAAAAAGCAGAGGCTGCAAGCAGTGGTTGGCAACCGGTAAGTGGTATTTCTGGTTGTAAAATAAGAGTTATTACAGATGCTTATACATATACTAAGAGTGCAACATCTATTGATGCTTACGCCGAAACAAATGGAAAATGCGGTAAACTAAATTATAAGAGCTTTGGTGTATCTATAGTTGAGGGTGGGGACATTGGCCCGCAATATTCAGGGTACTTTTCAAGTAGAACTCCAACCAAAAAGTTTTACTTCAGTAAATTACCAAAACCGACAGGAACACCTTGGGCAGTAGGTTTATCAGTATATAAGGGGAAAGCTAAGGGAGCTGCATTTGTATACATAAACCCACAAAAAAGATAA
- the yqfZ gene encoding factor involved in motility (Evidence 2a: Function from experimental evidences in other organisms; PubMedId: 15294815; Product type ph : phenotype) yields MKRLTLVCSIVFILFILFYDLKIGTIPIQDLPVYEASAKTAVQEPAYKTVKVKPGDTVMSIVGSAGSPDDIVKDFEALNPNVKANAIQAGTAYKFPVYP; encoded by the coding sequence ATGAAGCGTCTCACCTTAGTATGCAGCATTGTTTTTATACTTTTTATTCTTTTTTATGACCTTAAAATTGGAACCATACCCATTCAGGACCTCCCTGTCTATGAAGCATCAGCAAAAACGGCTGTACAAGAACCGGCTTATAAAACGGTGAAGGTAAAGCCGGGTGATACGGTTATGTCGATAGTCGGATCAGCAGGTTCTCCGGATGACATTGTAAAGGATTTTGAAGCACTGAATCCAAATGTGAAAGCTAACGCCATTCAAGCCGGAACAGCGTATAAATTCCCGGTCTACCCTTAA
- the ispG gene encoding 4-hydroxy-3-methylbut-2-en-1-yl diphosphate synthase (1-hydroxy-2-methyl-2-(E)-butenyl 4-diphosphate synthase) (Evidence 2a: Function from experimental evidences in other organisms; PubMedId: 12571359, 16268586, 25212876; Product type e: enzyme), with product MQVSEITHRTKTRPVKVGPLTIGGNNEVVIQSMTTTKTHDVEATVAEINRLAEAGCQIVRVACPDERAANAIADIKKRISIPLVVDIHFDYKLALKAIEGGADKIRINPGNIGRREKVEAVVKAAKDKGIPIRIGVNAGSLEKRILEKYGYPTADGMVESALHHIKILEDLDFHDIIVSMKASDVNLAIEAYEKAAKAFDYPLHLGITESGTLFAGTVKSAAGLGAILSKGIGNTMRISLSADPVEEVKVARELLKSFGLASNAATLISCPTCGRIEIDLISIANEVEEYISKIKAPIKVAVLGCAVNGPGEAREADIGIAGARGEGLLFRKGKIVRKVPEETMVEELKKEIDILAEEHYAKLEAEKAKLKEETQKA from the coding sequence TTGCAAGTGAGTGAAATCACACATCGTACAAAAACGCGTCCCGTCAAAGTGGGACCTTTAACAATAGGCGGCAACAATGAAGTTGTCATCCAAAGCATGACAACAACAAAAACACATGATGTAGAAGCAACGGTTGCGGAAATTAACCGTTTGGCTGAAGCCGGATGCCAAATCGTTCGGGTAGCATGTCCGGATGAACGGGCGGCAAACGCCATTGCGGATATTAAAAAGCGCATTTCCATTCCTCTCGTTGTTGACATACATTTCGATTATAAACTTGCGTTGAAAGCCATTGAAGGCGGCGCAGATAAAATCCGAATCAACCCCGGCAATATCGGCCGGCGCGAAAAAGTTGAAGCGGTTGTTAAAGCGGCCAAAGACAAAGGCATTCCGATCAGAATCGGAGTAAACGCCGGTTCATTGGAAAAACGGATTTTAGAAAAATACGGTTATCCGACTGCCGATGGAATGGTAGAAAGCGCACTTCATCACATTAAAATTCTTGAGGATCTTGATTTTCACGATATTATTGTCAGCATGAAGGCCTCTGACGTGAACCTTGCAATCGAGGCTTATGAAAAAGCAGCGAAAGCGTTTGACTACCCGCTTCACCTCGGGATCACCGAGTCAGGAACACTGTTTGCCGGCACAGTAAAGAGCGCAGCAGGACTCGGCGCCATTTTAAGCAAAGGCATCGGGAACACCATGCGCATTTCACTAAGCGCAGACCCTGTAGAAGAGGTAAAAGTAGCAAGGGAGCTTCTGAAATCTTTCGGCTTAGCCTCCAATGCTGCCACGCTCATCTCATGCCCGACTTGCGGCCGTATTGAGATTGATCTAATCAGCATTGCCAATGAAGTGGAAGAGTATATTTCTAAGATAAAAGCGCCGATTAAAGTTGCTGTTCTCGGCTGCGCTGTAAACGGACCTGGTGAAGCGAGAGAAGCTGATATCGGAATCGCCGGCGCACGCGGTGAAGGGCTGCTGTTCCGGAAAGGGAAAATTGTCCGTAAGGTTCCAGAGGAAACGATGGTAGAAGAACTCAAAAAAGAAATTGACATTCTTGCTGAGGAACACTACGCAAAACTTGAAGCTGAAAAAGCAAAATTAAAAGAAGAAACACAAAAAGCTTGA
- the yqfX gene encoding conserved protein of unknown function expressed in germinating spores (Evidence 4: Unknown function but conserved in other organisms; PubMedId: 17322312, 22882546) has protein sequence MKVANDYEKRDNNSYYVDHGSEGTNITRDNDGFFEETAAEIAEPYRAADRSNDQDNDRSGGNVNEGRGIGYIALALSIISLFVLPVLLGAAGIIVGYIARRRGAQGLGAWAMGIGVVSLVLGIFIIPFF, from the coding sequence TTGAAGGTGGCAAACGATTACGAAAAGCGTGATAACAACAGTTACTATGTTGATCATGGATCTGAAGGGACAAATATTACCCGCGACAATGACGGTTTTTTTGAGGAAACAGCTGCTGAAATCGCAGAGCCTTATCGTGCTGCTGACCGCAGCAATGACCAAGACAATGATCGCAGCGGCGGCAATGTCAATGAAGGACGGGGAATAGGGTACATCGCTTTAGCCTTGTCCATCATTTCATTGTTTGTACTGCCTGTTTTATTGGGAGCTGCTGGTATTATTGTCGGCTATATCGCAAGAAGAAGAGGTGCTCAAGGCCTTGGAGCCTGGGCAATGGGTATCGGTGTCGTTTCATTAGTGCTTGGAATATTTATTATTCCATTTTTCTAA